In one window of Pseudomonas chlororaphis subsp. chlororaphis DNA:
- a CDS encoding sigma-70 family RNA polymerase sigma factor — protein MTPKPPRRPGFFEHYEELIGTWTRRLKSRSQAEDLAHDTFVRVLESDAGAVQQPRAYLHQTARNIAVDAYRREDRRGAMELEAVYPVALPGGDPEHFMHAIQLADSIERALGELPLNCRKVFVWQKLEGLTQAEIAERLGLSKNMVEKYMIRTLRHLRERVDGPR, from the coding sequence ATGACCCCCAAGCCTCCCCGCCGACCAGGCTTTTTCGAGCACTACGAAGAGTTGATCGGCACCTGGACGCGTCGGCTGAAGAGCCGTTCGCAGGCGGAAGATCTGGCCCACGACACCTTTGTCCGGGTGCTGGAGTCGGATGCGGGGGCGGTGCAGCAGCCGCGGGCGTATCTGCACCAGACGGCGCGCAATATCGCGGTGGATGCTTACCGCCGCGAGGATCGGCGCGGCGCCATGGAGCTGGAGGCGGTGTATCCAGTTGCGTTGCCCGGCGGCGACCCGGAGCATTTCATGCATGCGATCCAGCTGGCTGACTCCATCGAACGGGCCCTTGGCGAGTTGCCGTTGAACTGCCGCAAGGTGTTTGTCTGGCAGAAGCTCGAAGGCCTGACCCAGGCCGAGATTGCCGAGCGCCTGGGGCTGTCAAAAAACATGGTGGAAAAGTATATGATCCGCACCCTGCGGCATCTGCGCGAGCGCGTGGACGGGCCGCGGTGA
- a CDS encoding DUF6124 family protein — MKKIVPDPPVMADSFSSAKMDPAKFESASHKAINHYLFPTANDIPVPHTRPGKLFRVDPNLSTEEALSNACEILESAASATYQSTEDMPVTSRKVVLAGVRLIEMAQVLVEAVLEREEGRSCR, encoded by the coding sequence ATGAAGAAAATCGTTCCTGATCCACCCGTCATGGCAGACAGCTTCTCTAGCGCCAAAATGGACCCTGCCAAATTCGAAAGCGCATCCCACAAGGCCATCAACCACTACCTGTTCCCTACCGCCAACGATATCCCCGTTCCTCACACCCGCCCGGGAAAACTGTTCCGTGTGGACCCCAACCTGAGTACCGAAGAAGCCCTGAGCAACGCTTGCGAAATCCTCGAGTCCGCAGCAAGCGCCACCTATCAATCCACCGAAGACATGCCTGTGACGAGCCGCAAGGTGGTATTGGCAGGCGTGCGGTTGATCGAGATGGCGCAGGTGCTGGTGGAGGCGGTGTTGGAGAGGGAGGAGGGGAGAAGTTGTAGGTAG